A genomic stretch from Juglans microcarpa x Juglans regia isolate MS1-56 chromosome 3S, Jm3101_v1.0, whole genome shotgun sequence includes:
- the LOC121257824 gene encoding uncharacterized protein LOC121257824, with protein sequence MGLINPNIHFGTNIQWARVHEYYEQNKKLRSCERSLSSLTNRWSTIQHATNKFCGALAQIEGRSPSGVTEQDKIEQAKKLYRSNQSATFNFLYCWTILRHHPKWKQTVAERSVKTKRRSVTPDAHVPEFISIDEDTISPSIDVNLERPIGKKAKKKRKRQDSISSNLADLVTEMREEKKRANAEKGEDRKELIRLIKERLNLDQRREDKEFMRIDISSLPPMQQEYFRNLQLEILEKQRSTKP encoded by the exons ATGGGGTTGATCaatccaaacattcattttgGTACAAACATTCAATGGGCTAGAGTACATGAATATTATGAGCAAAACAAGAAACTCAGATCTTGTGAACGTAGTTTAAGCTCTCTCACAAATAGATGGTCAACCATCCAACATGCTACAAATAAGTTTTGTGGGGCCTTAGCTCAAATCGAAGGAAGGTCTCCAAGTGGGGTTACCGAGCAAGATAAG aTTGAGCAAGCAAAGAAGCTCTATCGAAGTAACCAGTCCGCAACATTCAACTTCCTTTATTGTTGGACTATTCTAAGGCACCATCCAAAATGGAAACAAACTGTGGCTGAGCGCAGTGTGAAAACTAAGAGAAGATCAGTAACCCCAGATGCTCATGTGCCAGAGTTTATATCTATAGATGAAGACACCATATCTCCATCTATAGATGTGAATCTGGAGAGACCCATTGGTAAGAAGGCTAAAAAAAAGCGAAAGAGGCAAGATAGTATCTCTTCCAATCTTGCTGACTTGGTGACTGAAatgagagaggagaagaagagagcaAATGCTGAGAAGGGAGAAGATAGGAAAGAGCTTATCCGCCTTATAAAAGAAAGGCTTAATTTGGATCAACGGAGAGAAGATAAGGAATTTATGAGGATAGACATCTCAAGTTTGCCTCCAATGCAACAAGAATATTTCCGTAACCTCCAATTGGAAATACTTGAGAAGCAAAGGTCTACAAAGCCATGA
- the LOC121257885 gene encoding RNA polymerase sigma factor sigE, chloroplastic/mitochondrial-like, with translation MGVVTVSSSASRTPVGLGTKFSAQRSTLKRPLIVAFKADKSNTTALVTSQEQIPLPIETGKDHQKRLGKANKKLRRVKAVLTDEASPCALEVDYNEAAAKLENLYKLTPAADASNEENIDGLVRKIRGRRRKITEVDKKLVEKKASDNVIKNQIDKVKRLSLDKRIALKRNKQDEVVAPKRKRKDSKDESAKIEKLVREYSASTDLVSLDWKKMKIPPVLPSSEHAWLFKLMQPMKALLQVKENLQKDLGKEPTEGELAEATDIKAVQIRKLIEVGRAARNKLIKHNLRLILFVINKYFQDFSNGPKFQDLCQAGVKGLITAVDRFEPKRKFRLSTYGLFWIRHAIIRSMTLSSFTRVSFGLESVRVEIQRAKLELSFELHRLPTEDEIIKKVGISPERYREVMRASKPVVSLHLRHPTTQEEYINGITDVDGCGGDNWRQHALLRLALDDVLDSLKPKESVVIRQRFGLDGKGDRTLGEIAGNLNISREMVRKHEVKALMKLKHPARVDYLRQHLV, from the exons ATGGGAGTTGTGACTGTTTCTAGCTCAGCTTCACGAACTCCGGTTGGATTGGGCACGAAATTCTCAGCTCAAAGGTCTACATTGAAAAGACCCTTGATTGTAGCATTCAAAGCAGATAAATCCAATACCACTGCGTTGGTTACATCCCAGGAGCAAATCCCTCTGCCCATAGAAACAGGTAAGGATCACCAAAAGAGACTAGGAAAAGCTAACAAAAAATTGAGAAGAGTGAAAGCTGTGCTCACAGATGAAGCTTCTCCGTGTGCCTTGGAAGTGGATTACAATGAAGCCGCCGCCAAGCTCGAAAATTTATACAAGCTCACTCCAGCAGCTGATGCTTCTAATGAGGAAAATATAGATGGCCTGGTGAGGAAAATACGGGGAAGGAGGAGAAAGATTACCGAAGTTGACAAAAAGCTGGTGGAGAAGAAAGCCAGTGATAATGTGATCAAGAACCAAATAGATAAGGTTAAAAGATTGAGTCTTGATAAGAGGATTGCATTGAAAAGGAATAAGCAAGATGAAGTAGTTGCTCCAAAACGGAAGAGAAAAGATAGTAAGGATGAAAGTGCAAAGATTGAAAAGCTAGTGAGGGAGTACTCGGCTTCAACTGATTTGGTTAGCTTGGACTGGAAAAAGATGAAGATACCTCCAGTTCTTCCTTCTTCAGAGCATGCTTGGTTGTTCAAGCTGATGCAACCCATGAAG GCACTCCTTCAAGTGAAAGAGAACTTGCAAAAAGATTTGGGGAAAGAACCAACAGAAGGTGAATTAGCTGAAGCAACGGATATAAAGGCAGTTCAAATACGAAAACTCATAGAGGTTGGTCGAGCGGCAAGAAATAAGCTCATAAAG CACAATCTGCGTCTCATTTTGTTTGTAATCAACAAGTATTTTCAAGATTTCTCGAATGGCCCAAAATTCCAAGACCTTTGTCAGGCTGGAGTGAAGGGACTTATTACAGCCGTCGATCGTTTTGAACCAAAAAGGAAATTCCGGCTCTCCACATATGGTCTTTTTTGGATCAGGCATGCCATTATACGCTCCATGACACTCTCCAGTTTTACACGTGTTTCGTTTGGCCTTGAATCG GTTAGAGTCGAAATTCAGCGAGCCAAACTTGAGTTGTCGTTTGAGCTTCATAGATTACCAACAGAGgatgagataataaaaaaagttgggATCTCCCCTGAGAGGTATCGTGAAGTTATGAGAGCCTCGAAACCTGTTGTTTCTCTCCATTTAAGGCATCCAACCACACAAGAAGAGTACATTAATGGGATCACTGATGTTGATGGTTGTGGAGGTGATAACTGGAGGCAACATGCTCTTCTCAGGCTTGCCCTTGATGATGTG CTTGATTCTCTGAAGCCGAAGGAGAGCGTAGTAATAAGACAAAGATTCGGACTTGATGGTAAAGGAGATAGAACATTGGGAGAGATTGCAGGAAACTTAAATATTTCGAGAGAAATGGTTCGGAAGCATGAAGTTAAGGCTCTCATGAAGCTCAAGCATCCAGCTCGAGTGGATTATCTTCGCCAACATTTagtataa